A region of Muntiacus reevesi chromosome 11, mMunRee1.1, whole genome shotgun sequence DNA encodes the following proteins:
- the GPR12 gene encoding G-protein coupled receptor 12: MNEDPKVNVSGLPREFVDAGASGNISAEVSSQVPVLQPEPDLVVNPWDIVLCTSGTLISCENAIVVLIIFHNPSLRAPMFLLIGSLALADLLAGIGLIINFVFAYLLQSEATKLVTIGLIVASFSASVCSLLAITVDRYLSLYYALTYHSERTVTFTYVMLFMLWGTSICLGLLPVLGWNCLRDESTCSVVRPLTKNNAAILSVSFLFTFALMLQLYIQICKIVMRHAHQIALQHHFLATSHYVTTRKGVSTLAIILGTFAACWMPFTLYSLIADYTYPSIYTYATLLPATYNSIINPVIYAFRNQEIQKALCLVCCGCVPPGLSQRARSPSDV; the protein is encoded by the coding sequence ATGAATGAAGACCCGAAGGTCAATGTAAGCGGGCTGCCTCGGGAGTTTGTAGATGCCGGTGCCTCCGGGAACATCTCCGCCGAGGTCTCCTCCCAGGTCCCTGTCCTGCAACCGGAGCCGGACCTGGTGGTTAACCCCTGGGACATTGTCTTATGTACCTcgggaaccctcatctcctgcgaaAATGCCATCGTGGTCCTTATCATCTTCCACAACCCCAGCCTGCGGGCACCCATGTTTCTGCTGATAGGTAGCCTGGCACTTGCAGACCTGCTGGCTGGCATCGGACTCATCATCAATTTCGTGTTTGCCTACCTGCTTCAGTCAGAGGCCACCAAGCTGGTCACCATCGGACTCATCGTGGCCTCTTTCTCTGCCTCCGTCTGCAGCTTGCTGGCCATCACGGTTGACCGCTACCTCTCCTTGTATTACGCCCTGACCTACCACTCAGAGAGGACGGTCACGTTCACCTACGTCATGCTCTTCATGCTCTGGGGGACCTCCATCTGCCTAGGCCTGCTGCCGGTCCTGGGCTGGAACTGCCTGCGGGACGAGTCCACTTGCAGTGTGGTCAGGCCCCTCACCAAGAACAACGCCGCCATCCTGTCCGTCTCCTTCCTCTTCACCTTCGCACTCATGCTGCAGCTCTACATCCAGATCTGTAAGATTGTCATGCGACACGCCCATCAGATCGCCCTGCAGCACCACTTCCTGGCCACCTCGCACTACGTGACCACTCGGAAGGGGGTCTCCACCCTGGCCATCATCCTGGGGACCTTCGCTGCTTGCTGGATGCCTTTCACCCTCTACTCCTTGATCGCCGATTACACCTACCCCTCCATCTACACCTATGCCACCCTCCTGCCCGCCACCTACAACTCCATCATCAACCCCGTCATATATGCATTCAGAAACCAGGAGATCCAGAAGGCCCTCTGCCTCGTGTGCTGCGGCTGCGTCCCGCCTGGCCTGTCCCAGAGAGCGCGGTCACCCAGTGATGTGTAG